A window of the Euzebya pacifica genome harbors these coding sequences:
- a CDS encoding phospholipid carrier-dependent glycosyltransferase, giving the protein MTASLDTRDDATADEAPSEHTGRSWRDRTSSQWLWAVVLPLIVVTMAGAIRFHQLGQPERCYFDETYYYYDARDYLSVGTETSFAVHPPVGKWLIAIGVATFGVDEGSPIDAAVTEEPDGCVVREGEEDNPAARAREAEEAFARRVMSAVFGTGAVAVAYFVGLRLFRRRSTALLGATLLAVDGLAVTMSRISMLDIFLQFFVLLGVLALLIDRDRLWDGAPDFVPDEPPDTPPDRDRKWLWAAGLFLGLAVATKWSGLAPLGLAWAFVAFSELAWRRRWTGSPWPDLVRGVSRAILALVLVPIVVYLTSYAGWFANFEDTRKADRCNLVATTEASAQADDAATVPALPGDATEPGCDGFVESFEQITGGWWEEQGEIFRFHRDLEAEHPYRAPATTWPLMTRPVAYYYESCAADREPGTECAVEEGNVAEVLGMGNPATWWPALLGYPVLLWFAFARRRWQALTIALFLFGQSVPYLLSPRPVFLFYLTPVVPFIALSLAYLADRALDSRSARWVPAAMTIVALVGFAYWSPLFLGLEIPRGLWDALIWVRPGWI; this is encoded by the coding sequence ATGACCGCATCACTCGACACGCGCGACGACGCCACCGCAGACGAGGCCCCGTCAGAGCACACGGGCCGGTCGTGGCGTGACCGGACGTCCTCGCAGTGGCTGTGGGCGGTGGTGCTGCCGCTGATCGTGGTCACGATGGCCGGTGCGATCCGCTTCCACCAGCTCGGCCAGCCCGAGCGGTGCTACTTCGACGAGACGTACTACTACTACGACGCGCGCGACTACCTGTCGGTCGGCACCGAGACGTCCTTCGCCGTCCACCCGCCGGTCGGCAAGTGGCTGATCGCCATCGGTGTGGCCACCTTCGGGGTGGACGAGGGCTCGCCGATCGATGCGGCGGTGACCGAGGAGCCCGACGGCTGCGTGGTCCGGGAGGGCGAGGAGGACAACCCTGCCGCCCGCGCTCGCGAGGCCGAGGAGGCGTTCGCCCGCCGCGTCATGTCGGCCGTGTTCGGCACGGGTGCCGTCGCCGTCGCCTACTTCGTCGGCCTGCGCCTGTTCCGTCGCCGTTCCACCGCGCTGCTCGGCGCCACGTTGCTGGCCGTCGACGGGCTCGCGGTCACGATGTCGCGCATCTCGATGCTGGACATCTTCCTGCAGTTCTTCGTCCTGCTCGGTGTCCTCGCCCTGCTGATCGACCGCGACCGCCTGTGGGACGGGGCGCCCGACTTCGTGCCCGACGAGCCGCCGGACACCCCGCCGGACCGAGACCGCAAGTGGCTGTGGGCCGCAGGGCTCTTCCTCGGGCTCGCCGTCGCCACCAAGTGGTCGGGGCTGGCCCCGCTCGGCCTGGCCTGGGCGTTCGTCGCGTTCAGCGAGCTCGCGTGGCGTCGTCGCTGGACCGGGTCGCCATGGCCGGACCTGGTGCGGGGGGTGTCCCGCGCGATCCTGGCGCTGGTCCTCGTCCCGATCGTTGTGTACCTCACGTCCTACGCGGGCTGGTTCGCCAACTTCGAGGACACCCGCAAGGCCGACCGCTGCAACCTCGTCGCGACGACCGAAGCGTCCGCGCAGGCCGACGACGCCGCCACCGTGCCCGCCCTGCCGGGCGACGCCACCGAACCGGGCTGCGACGGCTTCGTGGAGTCCTTCGAGCAGATCACGGGGGGCTGGTGGGAGGAGCAGGGCGAGATCTTCCGCTTCCACCGCGACCTGGAGGCGGAACATCCCTACCGCGCACCCGCGACGACGTGGCCGCTGATGACGCGCCCGGTCGCCTACTACTACGAGTCCTGCGCCGCCGATCGCGAGCCGGGGACGGAGTGCGCGGTGGAGGAGGGCAACGTGGCGGAGGTGCTCGGCATGGGCAACCCCGCGACCTGGTGGCCGGCGCTGCTCGGTTATCCCGTGCTGCTGTGGTTCGCGTTCGCCCGACGACGCTGGCAGGCCCTGACCATCGCCTTGTTCCTGTTCGGGCAGTCCGTGCCGTACCTGCTGTCCCCACGGCCGGTCTTCCTGTTCTACCTGACCCCTGTCGTGCCGTTCATCGCCCTGTCGCTGGCCTACCTCGCCGACCGTGCCCTGGACAGTCGCTCGGCCCGGTGGGTGCCTGCGGCCATGACGATCGTGGCGCTGGTCGGGTTCGCCTACTGGTCACCGCTGTTCCTCGGCCTGGAGATCCCGCGAGGCCTGTGGGACGCGCTGATCTGGGTCCGACCGGGATGGATCTGA
- a CDS encoding Cof-type HAD-IIB family hydrolase — protein sequence MTTTPPCQLIATDIDGTLLRSDGTVSDRARRAIADVEDSGRLFVLVTGRPPRWLRPITEQVAHRGLAICANGGIVMDLHTEEVVRVDAFPDGLGLDVLNRLRAMDDTLAFGVEWADGFAHEASYPRGTRSSELARGAAQDVDHVDELFARPVVKVLARAQDRGRLALDELAERAIAEIGELATVTWSSVGLLEVSAPAVTKAAALHRFARDHGLGAEDVLAFGDMPNDLPMIEWAGHGVAVANAHQMVREVADEVTDSNDDDGVAKVIERVLG from the coding sequence ATGACCACGACGCCACCCTGCCAGCTGATCGCCACCGACATCGACGGGACCCTCCTCCGCAGCGACGGGACGGTCAGCGACCGAGCGCGTCGCGCGATCGCCGACGTCGAGGACTCGGGCCGCCTGTTCGTCCTGGTCACCGGGCGGCCGCCCCGCTGGCTGCGTCCCATCACCGAGCAGGTGGCCCATCGCGGACTCGCCATCTGCGCGAACGGCGGCATCGTGATGGACCTCCACACCGAGGAGGTCGTTCGGGTCGACGCGTTCCCCGACGGCCTGGGCCTGGACGTGCTCAACCGACTCCGGGCCATGGACGACACGCTGGCGTTCGGGGTCGAGTGGGCCGACGGGTTCGCCCACGAGGCGTCCTACCCGCGCGGCACCCGGTCCTCGGAGCTGGCCCGCGGGGCCGCTCAGGACGTCGACCACGTCGACGAGCTGTTCGCCCGGCCCGTCGTGAAGGTCCTCGCCCGGGCGCAGGATCGTGGCCGGCTGGCCCTCGACGAGCTTGCCGAACGGGCCATCGCCGAGATCGGCGAGCTCGCCACCGTCACGTGGTCCAGCGTCGGCCTGCTTGAGGTGTCCGCCCCCGCGGTGACCAAGGCCGCCGCGCTGCACCGCTTCGCCCGGGACCACGGGCTGGGTGCCGAGGACGTGCTGGCTTTCGGGGACATGCCCAACGACCTGCCGATGATCGAGTGGGCCGGGCACGGCGTGGCGGTGGCCAACGCCCATCAGATGGTCCGTGAGGTCGCCGACGAGGTGACGGACTCCAACGACGACGACGGGGTCGCCAAGGTCATCGAGCGGGTGCTCGGGTAG
- a CDS encoding GlsB/YeaQ/YmgE family stress response membrane protein: protein MGIFAWLLSGLIAGAIARVFAPAPKGLGCIGTIALGLVGSVVGGTLANLAFDGNFELQGSGLIGSVIGAIVVLTLARLFSRSDR, encoded by the coding sequence ATGGGAATCTTCGCGTGGTTGCTGTCCGGTCTGATCGCGGGTGCCATCGCGCGCGTGTTCGCCCCCGCTCCCAAGGGACTCGGTTGCATCGGCACGATCGCGCTGGGGCTGGTCGGATCCGTCGTCGGCGGCACGCTGGCCAACCTCGCCTTCGACGGGAACTTCGAGCTGCAGGGCTCGGGGCTGATCGGATCGGTGATCGGGGCGATCGTGGTCCTGACCCTCGCCCGGCTCTTCAGCCGATCCGACCGCTGA
- a CDS encoding oxidoreductase — MTWSTADIPHQGGRVAVVTGANGGLGLASAKALAGRGAHVVMAARNQEKAAAAREEILAAHPDASLEVVELDLGSLASVEKAAGEIAAAHERIDVLMLNAGVMAMPEGTTVDGFERQLGINVLGHWALTSHLLPTVVATPGARVITLSSMAQHQGSPLDVDNPHMRGRYDAWKQYGNTKLAARHLAQGLQARFEAAGVDAMALAAHPGLTNSDLQATTHEEGGAGFLGGFFHRLTETVGMSTERGALSQLRAATDPSASGGDYFGPLLVATGPPVRKPLIRPGADAAIAALWTVCERETGLSIDVAAARPS; from the coding sequence ATGACCTGGTCCACCGCTGACATCCCCCACCAGGGCGGGCGGGTCGCCGTCGTGACCGGGGCCAACGGCGGCCTCGGCCTGGCGTCGGCCAAGGCCCTCGCGGGCAGGGGCGCCCACGTCGTCATGGCTGCTCGCAACCAGGAGAAGGCGGCGGCCGCGCGGGAGGAGATCCTCGCGGCGCACCCCGACGCCTCGCTGGAGGTGGTCGAGCTCGACCTTGGTTCCCTGGCATCCGTCGAGAAGGCCGCAGGGGAGATCGCCGCCGCCCACGAGCGGATCGACGTCCTGATGCTCAACGCCGGCGTCATGGCGATGCCGGAGGGCACGACCGTCGACGGGTTCGAACGGCAGCTGGGCATCAACGTCCTCGGCCACTGGGCGCTGACGTCCCACCTGCTGCCCACCGTGGTCGCCACCCCCGGGGCCCGCGTGATCACGCTCTCCTCGATGGCCCAGCACCAGGGCAGCCCGCTGGACGTCGACAACCCGCACATGCGCGGCCGATACGACGCCTGGAAGCAGTACGGCAACACCAAGCTGGCGGCGCGCCACCTCGCCCAAGGCTTGCAGGCCCGGTTCGAGGCCGCCGGCGTCGACGCCATGGCGCTGGCTGCCCATCCGGGGCTGACCAACTCCGACCTGCAGGCCACCACCCACGAGGAGGGCGGTGCCGGGTTCCTCGGCGGGTTCTTCCACCGCCTGACCGAGACCGTCGGCATGTCCACCGAACGTGGTGCCCTCAGCCAGCTGCGGGCGGCGACCGATCCGTCGGCGTCCGGTGGGGACTACTTCGGTCCGCTGCTGGTGGCCACGGGCCCGCCGGTCCGCAAGCCCCTGATCCGGCCCGGTGCCGACGCGGCCATCGCCGCCCTGTGGACCGTGTGCGAACGGGAGACCGGCCTGTCGATCGACGTGGCCGCAGCTCGGCCCAGCTGA
- a CDS encoding zinc-dependent alcohol dehydrogenase has product MKAVVWHGPRDVRVDTVPDPTIQEPTDAIVRMTTTGLCGSDLHLYEVLGPYMREGDIIGHEPMGIVEAVGDDVTDLAVGDRVVIPFQIACGRCDQCNRGLQTQCETTQVTEEDSGAALFGYTKLYGAVPGAQAELLRVPHADYGPIKVPEGPADDRFVYLSDVLPTAWQSVEYANVPDGGTVAVLGLGPIGAMACRILQQRGVEQVIGIDLVDERLAREAARGTTTLDLRDHDDIAEAVRELTKGRGADSVIDAVGMEAHGSPATKLAHRLTQFLPKAISEPFMDHAGVDRLGAMLPAIDMVRRGGTVSLIGVYGGMVDPLPMMTMFDKQITMRMGQANVKHWVDDIMPLLDDTDVLGVDDFATHRLPLDEAPKAYEMFQQKTNGAIKVVFQP; this is encoded by the coding sequence GTGAAGGCAGTTGTCTGGCATGGCCCCCGCGACGTCCGCGTGGACACCGTCCCCGATCCGACGATCCAGGAGCCGACCGACGCCATCGTGCGCATGACCACCACCGGGCTGTGCGGCTCGGACCTGCACCTGTACGAGGTGCTGGGGCCGTACATGCGCGAGGGCGACATCATCGGCCACGAACCCATGGGCATCGTCGAGGCCGTCGGCGACGACGTGACTGACCTGGCCGTCGGCGACCGGGTCGTGATCCCCTTCCAGATCGCCTGCGGACGCTGCGACCAGTGCAACCGTGGCCTGCAGACCCAGTGCGAGACCACGCAGGTCACCGAGGAGGACAGCGGTGCGGCCCTGTTCGGCTACACCAAGCTGTACGGCGCCGTCCCGGGTGCCCAGGCCGAGCTGCTGCGCGTCCCCCACGCCGACTACGGCCCCATCAAGGTTCCGGAGGGTCCGGCGGACGACCGCTTCGTCTACCTCTCCGACGTGCTGCCGACCGCTTGGCAGTCCGTGGAGTACGCCAACGTTCCCGACGGCGGCACCGTGGCGGTGCTGGGTCTGGGGCCGATCGGCGCCATGGCGTGCCGGATCCTGCAGCAGCGGGGTGTGGAGCAGGTCATCGGCATCGACCTCGTCGACGAGCGCCTGGCGCGTGAGGCAGCACGCGGCACGACGACGCTGGACCTGCGGGACCACGACGACATCGCCGAGGCCGTCCGTGAGCTCACGAAGGGGCGTGGTGCGGACTCCGTCATCGACGCGGTCGGCATGGAGGCGCACGGGTCCCCCGCGACGAAGCTGGCCCACCGGCTGACGCAGTTCCTGCCGAAGGCGATCTCCGAGCCGTTCATGGACCACGCCGGCGTCGACCGCCTGGGAGCCATGCTGCCGGCCATCGACATGGTTCGTCGGGGCGGCACGGTGTCACTCATCGGCGTCTACGGCGGCATGGTCGACCCCCTGCCGATGATGACCATGTTCGACAAGCAGATCACCATGCGCATGGGTCAGGCCAACGTGAAGCACTGGGTCGACGACATCATGCCGCTGCTCGACGACACCGACGTGCTGGGCGTCGACGACTTCGCCACCCACCGCCTGCCGCTGGACGAGGCCCCGAAGGCCTACGAGATGTTCCAGCAGAAGACCAACGGCGCGATCAAGGTCGTCTTCCAGCCGTAG
- a CDS encoding haloacid dehalogenase, which yields MGYGDHLPEVGALAHARLEARHEAREAALTASRASIRASANAIRAAHRGENDTAGEGVEEAGAHLRIAIEATDGLPMIRWAGFVHDAEKEYAEASCTLAVLSGKPLPGPDDLGVDVTAWLNGVAETVGELRRYLLDQLRHGRMERCEELLATMDDIYSMLVTIDFPDGITSGLRRSTDVARSILERTRGDFTTAHLQERLREALDAHRSDLLDS from the coding sequence ATGGGCTACGGCGACCACCTCCCAGAGGTGGGTGCGCTTGCCCACGCTCGGCTCGAGGCACGCCACGAGGCGCGAGAGGCTGCGCTGACGGCATCCCGCGCGTCGATCCGTGCAAGCGCCAACGCCATCCGTGCGGCACACCGGGGCGAGAACGACACAGCCGGCGAAGGGGTCGAGGAAGCGGGGGCGCACCTGCGCATCGCGATCGAGGCCACCGATGGCCTGCCGATGATCCGGTGGGCCGGGTTCGTGCACGATGCGGAGAAGGAATACGCCGAGGCGTCGTGCACCCTGGCGGTCCTCAGCGGCAAGCCGCTGCCCGGCCCCGACGACCTCGGCGTGGACGTGACCGCGTGGCTCAACGGGGTGGCCGAGACCGTCGGCGAGCTGCGTCGGTACCTGCTTGACCAGCTCCGCCACGGCCGCATGGAGCGCTGCGAAGAGCTGCTGGCGACCATGGACGACATCTACTCGATGCTGGTCACCATCGACTTCCCCGACGGCATCACCAGCGGCCTGCGTCGCTCGACCGACGTGGCCCGGTCCATCCTCGAGCGCACCCGCGGCGACTTCACCACCGCCCACCTCCAGGAGCGGCTGCGAGAGGCGCTCGACGCCCACCGCAGCGACCTCCTGGACAGCTGA
- a CDS encoding MogA/MoaB family molybdenum cofactor biosynthesis protein yields MSGSTPEARVVRARIVTVSTRASAGVYDDTAGPAVEAVLAGAGITVLGTTVVPDGREGVSRAIIDACRDADVVITNGGTGMHPKDTTPEATRDVIDREVPGLAEAIRATSLAITPMAMLSRGIAGIRDRTLVVNVPGSPKGARESVEVVIGVLGHAVDQLAAGDH; encoded by the coding sequence GTGAGCGGATCCACCCCCGAGGCACGGGTCGTCCGGGCACGCATCGTGACGGTGTCGACCCGCGCCAGCGCCGGGGTCTACGACGACACCGCCGGACCAGCGGTGGAGGCCGTGCTGGCCGGGGCGGGCATCACCGTCCTCGGCACGACCGTCGTCCCGGACGGACGCGAGGGCGTGTCCCGCGCGATCATCGACGCCTGCCGCGACGCCGACGTGGTCATCACCAACGGTGGCACCGGCATGCACCCCAAGGACACCACGCCCGAGGCCACCCGCGATGTCATCGACCGGGAGGTGCCGGGCCTGGCCGAGGCCATCCGGGCCACGTCCCTGGCCATCACCCCCATGGCGATGTTGTCCCGCGGGATCGCCGGCATCCGCGACCGCACCCTCGTCGTCAACGTGCCCGGATCCCCCAAGGGCGCCCGCGAGTCCGTCGAGGTCGTCATCGGCGTGCTCGGCCACGCGGTGGATCAGTTGGCCGCGGGCGACCATTGA
- the moaC gene encoding cyclic pyranopterin monophosphate synthase MoaC has product MSEPRLTHLDEAGHARMVDVGDKDTTRRVAVASAALVLRPDTARMLVEGRLPKGDAIATARIAGIMAAKRTPDLIPLCHVVSLSGVEVEVEVDVDAGRCRITATATAADRTGVEMEALVAASTTALTLYDMTKAVERGAVVEHVRLESKTGGVRGDWHRDGAA; this is encoded by the coding sequence ATGAGCGAACCCCGCCTGACCCACCTCGACGAGGCCGGCCACGCGCGCATGGTCGACGTCGGGGACAAGGACACGACACGCCGGGTGGCCGTCGCCTCCGCCGCCCTCGTGCTCCGACCCGACACCGCTCGGATGCTGGTGGAGGGACGGCTGCCCAAGGGCGACGCCATCGCCACCGCGCGGATCGCGGGGATCATGGCGGCCAAGCGAACCCCCGACCTCATCCCGCTGTGCCACGTCGTGTCGCTGTCGGGCGTGGAGGTCGAGGTCGAGGTCGACGTCGACGCCGGCCGTTGCCGCATCACCGCCACCGCAACGGCGGCCGACCGCACCGGAGTGGAGATGGAAGCCCTCGTGGCGGCATCGACCACGGCGTTGACCCTCTACGACATGACCAAGGCCGTCGAACGGGGCGCCGTCGTCGAACACGTCCGGCTGGAGTCCAAGACCGGCGGCGTTCGCGGTGACTGGCATCGGGACGGTGCCGCGTGA
- the glp gene encoding gephyrin-like molybdotransferase Glp, giving the protein MGHRHHVDPAELEPLADYRRRVLSGLSPLTPIQTALSEAHGSVLAEDVAAPGDIPPFANSAMDGYAVAASTVTAGEPLHVVGEIAAGAAERPSPGPGQAVRIMTGAPLPAGVDAIVPVELVDERGHEVVLNIQPAAGENVRDAGESVRAGETVLTAGRPLGAAEIGMLAAMGVGRVLVHPRPRVAVLATGDELIEPGKPLRPGQIHESNSYLLAAQVTEAGAIPFRQPIAVDDRASLKRAFRGALAQADLLVTSGGVSAGRYDLSKQVLADMGDVSFSKVGMQPGMPQAFGTIDGVPVFGLPGNPVSAAVSFEVHVRPAIRRLQGRDDLNRPRLTARLAEGVRSPEHKVSFLRVTLERAADGWAASTTGAQGSGILRSMVLADGLAEIPADRTSLDAGEQVVVHLLKEMA; this is encoded by the coding sequence GTGGGCCACCGCCACCACGTCGATCCCGCCGAGCTCGAGCCGCTGGCGGACTATCGCCGTCGGGTCCTGTCGGGCCTGTCGCCGCTGACGCCGATCCAGACCGCCCTGTCGGAGGCCCACGGCTCGGTCCTGGCCGAGGACGTCGCCGCACCGGGCGACATCCCCCCGTTCGCCAACTCCGCCATGGACGGGTACGCCGTCGCGGCCTCCACCGTCACCGCCGGTGAGCCGCTGCACGTCGTGGGCGAGATCGCGGCGGGCGCTGCCGAGCGTCCGTCGCCCGGGCCGGGACAGGCCGTCCGCATCATGACCGGTGCGCCGCTGCCCGCCGGGGTCGATGCGATCGTGCCGGTCGAGCTGGTCGACGAGCGCGGCCACGAGGTCGTCCTCAACATCCAGCCCGCAGCCGGCGAGAACGTGCGCGACGCCGGCGAGAGCGTCCGAGCGGGCGAGACCGTCCTGACCGCCGGCCGTCCTCTCGGCGCGGCCGAGATCGGCATGCTGGCGGCCATGGGGGTCGGTCGTGTCCTCGTCCACCCCCGTCCCCGCGTCGCCGTGCTGGCCACCGGCGACGAGCTGATCGAACCCGGCAAGCCCCTGCGGCCGGGACAGATCCACGAGTCCAACTCCTACCTGCTGGCCGCACAGGTCACCGAGGCCGGGGCCATCCCGTTTCGCCAACCCATCGCGGTCGACGACCGGGCCAGCCTGAAGCGGGCGTTCCGCGGGGCGCTTGCGCAGGCCGACCTGCTGGTCACCAGCGGCGGGGTCAGCGCCGGCCGCTACGACCTGTCCAAGCAGGTGCTCGCCGACATGGGTGACGTCTCGTTCAGCAAGGTCGGGATGCAGCCGGGCATGCCGCAGGCCTTCGGGACCATCGACGGCGTGCCGGTCTTCGGACTACCGGGCAATCCGGTGTCGGCCGCGGTCAGCTTCGAGGTCCACGTCCGTCCGGCCATCCGCCGGCTGCAGGGGCGGGACGACCTGAACCGCCCGCGCCTGACCGCACGCCTGGCCGAGGGGGTCCGCAGCCCCGAGCACAAGGTCTCGTTCCTGCGGGTCACCCTCGAACGGGCCGCCGACGGCTGGGCGGCCAGCACCACCGGTGCGCAGGGCAGCGGGATCCTCCGCTCGATGGTCCTGGCCGACGGCCTCGCCGAGATCCCGGCCGACCGCACCTCGCTGGACGCCGGTGAGCAGGTCGTGGTCCACCTGTTGAAGGAGATGGCATGA
- the galU gene encoding UTP--glucose-1-phosphate uridylyltransferase GalU: MPAATPVRCPPVLGKRRSPTVRARKAVIPAAGLGTRFLPATKAQPKEMLPLVDKPAIQYVVEEAVRAGLDDILMVTGRGKRALEDHFDQAVELERQLAATGKESLLAAVQAVTQLALVHYVRQGKPLGLGHAVGCARHHVGDEPFAVLLGDDLLGEEERLLSQMVDVCDQTGRSVIAVMEFGDEDLSKYGVVAAEPDPDHEGVYKVTDLVEKPGKANAPSNLCIIGRYVLTPDIFDHIGATKPGRGGEIQLTDAMRAQAQDEPIRAIKFDGIRYDVGAKPDYLRATVELAAQREDLGPEFIAFLREFVAGLD; this comes from the coding sequence ATGCCAGCGGCAACCCCCGTTCGTTGTCCTCCAGTCCTCGGAAAGCGAAGGTCACCAACAGTGCGCGCACGCAAGGCCGTCATTCCCGCCGCGGGCCTCGGTACGAGGTTCCTGCCGGCCACGAAGGCCCAGCCCAAGGAGATGCTCCCGCTGGTGGACAAGCCGGCGATCCAGTACGTCGTCGAGGAAGCGGTCCGTGCCGGGCTCGACGACATCCTCATGGTCACCGGACGTGGGAAGCGTGCGCTGGAGGACCACTTCGACCAGGCCGTCGAGCTCGAGCGCCAGCTCGCCGCGACGGGCAAGGAGAGCCTGCTGGCCGCAGTACAGGCCGTCACCCAGCTCGCGCTGGTCCACTACGTCCGCCAGGGCAAGCCGCTGGGCCTCGGACACGCTGTCGGCTGCGCCCGCCACCACGTCGGGGACGAACCCTTCGCGGTCCTGCTCGGTGACGATCTGTTGGGGGAGGAGGAGCGACTGCTCTCGCAGATGGTCGACGTCTGCGACCAGACCGGACGGTCCGTCATCGCCGTCATGGAGTTCGGCGACGAGGACCTGTCGAAGTACGGCGTCGTGGCGGCCGAGCCCGACCCCGACCACGAGGGCGTCTACAAGGTCACCGACCTCGTCGAGAAGCCGGGCAAGGCCAACGCCCCGTCCAACCTGTGCATCATCGGGCGGTACGTCTTGACCCCCGACATCTTCGACCACATCGGCGCCACCAAGCCGGGGCGGGGCGGCGAGATCCAGCTGACCGACGCCATGCGAGCCCAGGCGCAGGACGAGCCCATCCGGGCCATCAAGTTCGACGGCATCCGCTACGACGTCGGTGCCAAGCCCGACTACCTGCGGGCCACCGTCGAGCTGGCAGCCCAACGCGAGGACCTGGGGCCGGAGTTCATCGCGTTCCTGCGCGAGTTCGTCGCTGGTCTCGACTAG
- a CDS encoding 5-formyltetrahydrofolate cyclo-ligase has product MSVDAGQQKIEQRLAAKERRAAVPGDVRARAAARIGERLDPLLGARPGPLLGYAATGDEVSVDAVLRGWLAAARPLALPRVVGPGDLQLHLVTDLDVDLVVGAYGIREPRDVLPTIDPRDVGTVLVPGVCFDRHGGRIGYGGGFYDRLLPRTGAAVRIGICLEVQLVDRVAADPHDAPVDAVVTEGDVYR; this is encoded by the coding sequence ATGTCGGTGGACGCGGGGCAACAGAAGATCGAGCAGCGGCTGGCCGCGAAGGAACGTCGGGCGGCGGTCCCCGGCGACGTGCGCGCCCGGGCGGCGGCCCGGATCGGCGAACGCCTCGACCCCCTGCTCGGTGCACGACCGGGGCCGCTGCTCGGCTACGCCGCCACGGGCGACGAGGTGTCGGTCGATGCGGTCCTGCGGGGCTGGTTGGCTGCGGCACGGCCGCTGGCGCTGCCACGCGTGGTCGGTCCCGGGGACCTCCAGCTGCACCTCGTGACCGACCTCGACGTCGACCTGGTCGTGGGTGCCTACGGCATCAGGGAACCCCGTGACGTCCTGCCGACCATCGATCCGCGGGACGTGGGCACGGTGCTGGTCCCCGGGGTCTGCTTCGACCGCCACGGCGGCCGGATCGGCTACGGCGGCGGGTTCTACGACCGCCTGCTGCCCCGGACCGGCGCGGCCGTGCGCATCGGGATCTGCTTGGAGGTCCAGCTGGTCGACCGTGTGGCCGCCGACCCCCACGACGCCCCTGTCGATGCGGTCGTCACCGAGGGCGACGTGTACCGTTGA
- a CDS encoding S-methyl-5'-thioadenosine phosphorylase: MEVPRHDEVAIDVAVFGGSGLYSLLDDAREVAVETPYGPPSAPVTVAEVEGRSVGFMPRHGVGHTIPPHRIDYRANLWAMKHLGATDVILPCAVGSLRTDIAPGSFVLADQLVDRTRGRIDTFHDGPEVTHVSFAEPYDAEMRGVALSAARSLDIDVHEAGTLVVIQGPRFSTKAESRWFSAQGWDIVGMTQYPEAPLARELEMAALNISLVTDFDAGLEDDPDVPAVTSAAVLEVFRANTENLRRLLFAIIPALPLSPDRPALHALRDAHL; this comes from the coding sequence GTGGAGGTCCCTCGCCACGACGAGGTCGCCATCGACGTCGCCGTGTTCGGCGGCTCGGGGCTGTACTCCTTGCTCGACGACGCCCGCGAGGTCGCGGTCGAGACACCGTATGGCCCCCCGTCGGCGCCGGTGACGGTGGCAGAGGTCGAGGGACGATCCGTCGGCTTCATGCCGCGCCACGGCGTCGGCCACACCATCCCTCCGCACCGTATCGACTACCGCGCCAACCTCTGGGCGATGAAGCACCTCGGGGCGACCGACGTGATCCTGCCGTGCGCGGTCGGAAGCCTGCGAACCGACATCGCCCCCGGGTCGTTCGTGCTGGCCGACCAGCTCGTGGACCGCACCCGGGGACGAATCGACACCTTCCACGACGGGCCCGAGGTCACCCACGTGTCCTTCGCCGAGCCCTACGACGCAGAGATGCGCGGGGTGGCCCTGAGCGCCGCACGCTCGCTCGACATCGACGTGCACGAGGCCGGGACACTCGTGGTGATCCAGGGACCGCGGTTCTCCACCAAGGCCGAGTCACGCTGGTTCTCCGCCCAGGGCTGGGACATCGTCGGCATGACGCAGTACCCCGAGGCGCCGCTGGCCCGTGAGCTGGAGATGGCCGCCCTGAACATCTCCCTCGTGACCGACTTCGATGCCGGCCTCGAGGACGATCCCGACGTCCCGGCGGTCACCAGCGCCGCGGTGCTGGAGGTCTTCCGCGCCAACACCGAGAACCTGCGTCGCCTGCTGTTCGCGATCATCCCCGCGCTGCCGCTGTCGCCCGACCGCCCAGCGCTGCACGCGCTTCGCGACGCCCACCTCTGA